The following are encoded together in the Lactuca sativa cultivar Salinas chromosome 1, Lsat_Salinas_v11, whole genome shotgun sequence genome:
- the LOC128128403 gene encoding uncharacterized protein LOC128128403: MISFDKNTILIQLRDGSSHQGTVTSMEPNEGLFVLNSETSKKGKIKAVHLVDVPGHSRLRPKLDEYVPRADGLVFVVDAVEFLPNCRAVSEYLYDILTKSSVVKRKIPLLILCNKVDKVTAHTKEFIRKQLEKEIDKLRTSRKAVSDADISNEFTLGIPGEPFSFSHCVNKVTVAEASALTGFLAETLDVVQDIDWVISLGNAFAKQYELYIYDDEHSALLHRVFFSYKCLGILLQKVDNMTYVRDKIV; this comes from the exons ATGATTAGTTTTGACAAAAACACAATCTTGATACAGCTTCGTGATGGTTCTTCTCATCAAGGCACTGTTACATCAATGGAACCCAATGAGGGTCTTTTTGTCCTCAATTCCGAGACCTCTAAG AAAGGAAAGATTAAGGCTGTTCACCTTGTTGATGTTCCTGGGCACTCACGTTTGCGCCCTAAATTGGACGAATATGTCCCTCGAGCAGATGGCTTAGTATTTGTTGTAGATGCAGTGGAATTCTTGCCCAATTGTCGTGCTGTTTCAga GTATCTCTATGACATTTTAACAAAATCGAGTGTTGTCAAGAGGAAAATTCCACTTCTTATCCTTTGCAACAAGGTGGATAAAGTCACTGCACATACAAAAGAGTTCATTCGAAAACAACTGGAGAAAGAAAT TGATAAGCTTCGGACATCAAGAAAAGCTGTATCAGATGCGGATATATCTAATGAATTCACACTTGGAATCCCAGGGGAACCCTTTTCATTCTCTCACTGTGTAAACAAAGTCACTGTTGCTGAGGCTTCTGCATTAACTggt TTTCTTGCAGAAACTTTGGATGTTGTTCAAGACATTGATTGGGTCATTTCTCTTGGAAATGCTTTTGCAAAGCAGTATGAGCTTTATATATATGATGATGAGCATTCTGCACTACTTCACAG AGTATTCTTCTCCTACAAATGTCTTGGTATACTTCTTCAGAAAGTTGATAACATGACTTATGTTCGTGATAAAATCGTCTGA